TTCCCTTTTATCTTCAGCTGTGGCAACAGTTTATCTAAAGTATAATGTTCTTAAGTATATTGTTAGCAGGGGGATGATCTATGCGGATCGCCGAGATTATGCAGCAGCCAGTTCACATGGTCGCTACGGATGAGGGGTTGCTGGATGCAGCCACGCTTTTTCGAAATCATCAGATACACGGAGCTCATGTTGTAGATGATAAAGGTAAAGTTATCGGTATATTTACTTCGCAGGATCTGATTAAAGCTCTGGCGGGAGGCGCTTCCCTTTCTGATTCGATTAAAGACCATATGCGCCGGATGATGTGTACGGTGAGTGCTGATACCCAGTTGAACGAGGTCTGTTGGGATGAAGCCTCATATCTTGCTGTCAGTGACGGTCAATCCATTGTCGGCGGGCTTGATGTCTCCCGTATTACCTGTCTCACTACTGAACTTAAAGATATTATCGATAGCTCGTTTGATGGTATATTCATTACTGACGGCCAAGGGCGGGTAACTTTAGTCAATAGAGCCTATGAACGTATTACGGGGATCAGGTCTACCGAGGTTCTGGGAAAAAGTATGGCTGACCTCGTGCATGACGGCTTTTATGACGAGTCGGTTACTCTGCGTGTTTTGGAATCCGGCAGCACGAAGACAATTGTTCAGAAAGTCCGAAACGGTAAAACCATTATGGTCACAGGAAACCCCTTATTTGATGAAAGAGGGTGTGTCACCCGAGTGGTTACTAATGTTCGTGATGTGACAGAATTACAGCAGTTGCAGCATGAACTGGAAAAAATTTCTGAGCTCAAAAGTCACTACAAGCAGGAACTTGAAACTCTGCGCCGTAGTACCGGGGAGAAAAAACGGATTATTGTACGCTCCAAGAAAATGTGTGAGGTTTATGATCAGGCTCTGCGCTTGTCCCGTGTGGATTCTACCGTGCTTATCTCGGGAGAATCCGGCGTGGGTAAGGAAATTATGGCCAGCGTGATTCATGAGAATGGTCCCCGGCATGATAAGCCATTTATCAAGATCAGTTGTGCAGCTATTCCGGAGCAGCTTCTGGAATCGGAACTTTTCGGCTATATGCCCGGAGCATTTACCGGAGCGCTCAGCAGCGGGAAACCGGGATTGTTTGAGATGGCCAACCGGGGAACCCTTTTTCTGGATGAGATCGGTGAAATGCCCTTGGGATTGCAAGCTAAGCTGTTACGTGTCCTGCAGGAAAGCGTAATTGTTCGTGTTGGCGGTGTACAGCCGGTTAATGTTGATGTGCGGATTATTGCGGCAACGAATCGTAATCTTGATAACATGGTGCTCCGCAAGGAATTTCGTAATGACCTGTTCTATCGGCTGAATGTTGTGCCCTTGCAGATTCCGCCCCTGAGGGAAAGGGAAGAGGCTATCATTGATTTTTTGTACTATTTTCTAAGCAAATATAATGGGAAATATGGACGCAGCCGACAGCTGGAGCCGGATGCTATTGATTTTTTGGCTTCTCGAAACTGGCCCGGTAATGTCCGTGAACTTGAAAATGCCATGGAACGGGTGGTGGTTATGTCGCACACTGAGGTAATTTCCAGAAAGGATGTTGCCCGAATTTTGTGCAAGACAGACAACCGGGCTACATCAGGTGTTGTGTCTGATGTTCCCGATTCAGAACCAGGAACCGATTTGAGGCGGATTGTGGAACAGGCCGAGCGGCAAGC
Above is a genomic segment from Maridesulfovibrio sp. containing:
- a CDS encoding sigma 54-interacting transcriptional regulator codes for the protein MRIAEIMQQPVHMVATDEGLLDAATLFRNHQIHGAHVVDDKGKVIGIFTSQDLIKALAGGASLSDSIKDHMRRMMCTVSADTQLNEVCWDEASYLAVSDGQSIVGGLDVSRITCLTTELKDIIDSSFDGIFITDGQGRVTLVNRAYERITGIRSTEVLGKSMADLVHDGFYDESVTLRVLESGSTKTIVQKVRNGKTIMVTGNPLFDERGCVTRVVTNVRDVTELQQLQHELEKISELKSHYKQELETLRRSTGEKKRIIVRSKKMCEVYDQALRLSRVDSTVLISGESGVGKEIMASVIHENGPRHDKPFIKISCAAIPEQLLESELFGYMPGAFTGALSSGKPGLFEMANRGTLFLDEIGEMPLGLQAKLLRVLQESVIVRVGGVQPVNVDVRIIAATNRNLDNMVLRKEFRNDLFYRLNVVPLQIPPLREREEAIIDFLYYFLSKYNGKYGRSRQLEPDAIDFLASRNWPGNVRELENAMERVVVMSHTEVISRKDVARILCKTDNRATSGVVSDVPDSEPGTDLRRIVEQAERQAIMQALSVHKSSRNVARVLGVNQSTIVRKAKKLGIRLGDA